Below is a genomic region from Venturia canescens isolate UGA chromosome 1, ASM1945775v1, whole genome shotgun sequence.
aatagTCTTTGCGGTTAATTTCACCCACAGCTGCGTCAAAATGTGAGCTttgcttttttcatctttatccaATAACTCAACCCCAAAATATGCAGCCAGTTTTTTCAgcattttatcgatttttgaaGTGGTTTCTTCTTCGTCAAGTGAAAGGAATGTATGAAATTCAAATATTATCtggaaaagttaaaaatcAGGCATTATACAAGTAAATTATAGACACTGTTACGTCCCGAGAGGGAGATTTAGATGAGATCGTTCAATCCTCGATGTAGAGAACGATGTATCGATTGGTCGATCACCGTTGGTGAGTCTTCTTTGAGGTTTTGGACGGTTCTCGAGAACATACGTTATATTGTAGGTAAACGTGACCTTGAGTTGGAAGTTTCAATATCCGTAGATTGGGGAGAGATCTTCCAACCACGGAGTCGATGTTAAAGGTCGTTGAATAaaacagccctgtcgtctgctggcccgaggctctcgccgagactatattatctctgaataaaacgattcgcggtggtgggggtaaaatcgacatgtcattttcttgaattgcgaagctcaggagttatgtcgcaatttgaaaattgaactttcagctaattaagaaattctctttcgattgcgcccaaaatcagcatgatcggtggcgtaattgctgagaaaaaactttgcacgggctcaagattatgcaaaaagtaccaacacatttatgcagctgacgtatccgtatatgggttcagaccgatacatacaagggcttcttgatgcccatcataaccaatcaccggtgagaatctatccgtctcgaccaatcgccgatgagaaagtttctgatagtcctcaatgtttagCCGATCAAACGAACTTACCTGTACGTGAAGTTCGATCGTAATTATATGTAGTCTCGTTCGAAGATATTACCATGTAGTTCCCCTCCGGTCCGCTAGATGCCACAACCTTTTAGCGAAACTGAAAAGGTATGGTGGGGGATTACCGGCGTTCGGCTTAGCCCGCCCAACCAACCTCATATCTTTTAGAGATTTGTTTAAATTGTGTTATAGGGATAGGGATGAATGTAATGAGTCTATAGGGTGGGACTGTAATATCTTCGAACGAGACTACATATAATTACGATCGAACTTCACGTACAGGTAAGTTCGTTTGATCGGCTAATTATATTTCGTCTCGTTCTCGATATTACCATGTAGTTATTTAGCGAATAACAATTTACAATATCTAACGACTACTTTCTTTATTAGACCAAACTTCCTTGACACAGCCCCTGAGTAGTCTACTTATTTTCTAAGATGTTTTACATCAAGTATTGATAACGCGAACTTTTGAGATTCTGCCGATAAAATCGGTCTTTTATAAAAGATTGCGAAGGTCTTTGACCCTTCGGACCAGCCCGCAATTCTTCTTATGGTATCTAAATCCATGCCTCGCGACAAGGCCGCCGAAGTGGTCGCGTGTCGTGTAGAGTGTGCTGAGAACACCGACATATCTATGCCACTTCTTTCTAAAATTATCTTTGTCCATCTGCTTATCGTCTGGGCGCTAACGTCCCTATGTGGTTTTCTTAGTGCGATCAACAGATTTTTTGACTCCTTACGCAGTTCCTTCGTGGCCTCGATATATCTTATAACATTAGATGCTACGCAAATATTTGGATTTTGACTATAAAAGGGGATTTCCAACAACGGTTGACAACGACCCGGCGCTGACGTCTTAATGAGATCGGTTATGTGGATTAATAAGCCCTCGGGCGTTATCCTTACATTCTCCAGTCTTATATTAGCAATAGTTTGTGCCCTATGGCCTGTGCTCAATAACAATAACATCACAGTCTTGTACGTTAAGTCTACTAGCGAAATATCCTCCGGTGAGCCTAATTGCTCCAGGTACTTTAGTACAATTGACACATCCCACGTAAATGTATATTTGGGCTTGGGTGGTCGGAGTTTTGCAACTCCTCTCAGGAATCTCCGTACCGTAACATCCTCTCCCACTTTATTCCGCGAAACGAGTGATATTGCCGACCTTGCAGAATTTAACGTACCGTAACTCGCACCCTCTTCGTATTTGGTCGTCAAGTAACCTAATATAGCCGCTCTAGTAGGGTTAAAGCAATCAAACCCCTTGTCTACACAGTATTTGAACCACGGATTCAAGGCGGAGGAATATTGGTCTGCAGTCGCCCGGGATAGTGAAGCTCTCATGATGCTCAGTGCCTCCGCTGGTACTCCTTGCTCTAAAAAGGCTTCCCGGATACCTTGGCCGCGATCAGGCTCAGGCTTCTCGCCCTTGGATGGCTGAGTGATCTACAGGGCGATAGTAACAGATCAGTTCTTGGTTTGAATATCAGTTTCTCCCGAGTTAACGAGACAAAGAGCGGGTACCATGGCTGGCTTGGCCAGTCTGGGACTACAATAATGCCTGACGCTCTCTCCTCTCGTATCTTCGACAATGACTTTAGAATCATTGCAAACGGTGGGAAAgcgtaaaaataaattcctGACCAATTTGACGTAAAGGCGTCTATCGAAAGAGCTTTTGCGTCTGGAAACCGAGAAATATAATTATCGCACTTGGCGTTGTTGTTATTGGCAAAGAGATCAACATCGGGGGAACCAAATTTTTCCTGGATTCGGCCGAAAGCCTTGCTACACAATTCCCATTCCGTGTCGATATTCTTCACGCGGGACAGCGCGTCCGCCTCGACATTGTCCTTCGACGCTTCGAAATTAATTGATTTTATCTGGCCCATTGCTCTACCAATATTTCTCTCCCACCATTCTAAATCAGTCCGTAACCTATCTGGGATGGCTATTCTTGCTGCGTAGTTGAAGTGATTTCTCATTAAACTGACTGTCTTAAAGGATTCACACGCCTTCGTGTATAACCAACCATAATCAACAGCCGGGCAAACACTTATCAATTTCCCTATCAACTGAGATAACTCCAGTATCGTACATGACGACTTCTTCCGGAAAGACCGAACGTGAGCGAACAATTGCTGTCTCTTTTCTTTTGGCAATTCTACTGTGAAGTCTCGAGAGTTGATGTTAAACCCCAGGAATCTGTATATCGTTGAGGGAATTAAGGAATATTTGTTTATGTTCAATTTGAACCCAAGCGATACTAGAAACTCGCAGGAAAGCGATACCTTTTGAGCACATCTGAGTCTGCTCTTATCAATGATAATGAAATCGTCCAGATAAACAACCAAGGATACCCTTTTGGTTCTTAGAACCTTTACTGGGGCCTTGAGAATCTTCGTGAAGATAAACGGGGCTGTACACAAGCCGAAGGGTAGGCATGTAAACTGAAAAATAGACCCTTGAAAGGAGAAACGCAAATATTTCCTGCTGGACTCGTGTACCGAGATCATATAATAGGCGTCTTCCAGGTCGATTGATGCCATGTAACAGTCGGGCGAAATTAGACCTGTAACCGTTCGCAAGTCCTCTAACTTGAAATGTTCTGGCTTaacgaaacaatttaattCCTTTAGATTCAAAATAAACCTGTCAGTTCCGTCCTTTTTAGGAACCAAAAAGTATGATGATAGGAACTGATTCTTATCATAATCACAGACTTCAATCGCTCCTTTCCTGAGCAATCTATCTATAGCTAATTGGTAGCGACTCACTTCCCCGATGGGGATACTGGCGGTCGGATGGCCTCTTTCAGAGGGCCTCTCTTGAAATTGAATCTTGTAACCCTTGATTACACTAAGCACGAGCATATTGTTTGTAATCTTTTTCCATTCGGATTCAAACAATCTAAGCCTGTCTGCTATAGTTTCTCTACTTACGCCTATTTCTCTCGGCGTGATGATTCGCTGTTCCTGTGGCTTCGTCTGTTGAAGTGTTGTTGCTTGCTCTTGTAGAACGGGAATGATCTCGATTGTGCCCTGCTTTGGTGGTTGCCCATGGAGGCAGAGAGGGGCTTCCTCTGCGATGGGCCTCTGAATAAAAAAGTCTTCTTTTCCGGGATTGGTGTCGTTTTCTGTTTGATGTCCTGACTCAAACGTGTTAGAACTTTTGACTCCTTGATACGCTTTCCAAGATCATTGCCGTAAAGCGTCTCGTCCATCTCCGCTTTCTTAATAATTCCTGCCACCTGTGGTGCAAGATTTGGGATGAAAATATTTGCCTTCCTGGTCACGGAGATGGAATGATGTACAGCGATATTAATTTTCGCTATGTCGCTGATCTTTTTTACAAGTTCGAGCTTGTCGCATTCCTCCACACGCATTAACAGCGTGAGAACCATGCCAGTTGCCATGAGAGAAGCTCCGGCGAGATTCTGGATCTCAGTTAAATACGAATCTTTCTTTGCAATCTTTGGTGCAAGCGAGGCCAATATCTCCGGGTTCACCTTCTTAGCTTCCAGTGCCGGGATCCTGTAGACAGTCAgtctccattattttttttttttttggtacaCCAATGTGCCTGCATTattatgataataataatacaacgAGGAGTAGTTAAAACAAGGTCatgccttttttttttttatacatgcGTATCTGCATTAttatgataataataacaCGATGAAAAACAAGGAGTAGTTAGATTAAGGGTCATTGCCTCTTATAATCCTTCAGCaactcctccttctcctctttTGTCAGGCCTTTGTTGATCAGCTTCTGCCACATGTTTACGAGATCCTCATCGATACACGTTGTCTCGCCTTTGTCCTTGTCGACCTCTAACCCGAGAATGTCGAGGATCTCCGGATCGACCGGTGTCTTTCCTGGACTTGACtgacaattttcaatattctctGGGACAGAAAAGGTTCAGTGTTTAGCCAAAACGTAAGTTTTCGATAGAAAAATTACTCTTGTTATGATTATAACAAGAGCTTACAAAGTATACATGCACAGATATGTGCACATATACATGGCTCTGTCAACAATGTTGCCCGCGCGTTGTCACGAGTTCTGTaactaagaaaaaaacaacaagacGAAGGGGCGGGGAGAACCAGGGAATTGTCGAGGAACAAGGGGGgtcagaagaaaaaaggtcTCTTGCGAGTCGTCTGAATTCGCAGACTCTGAGTCTCATTTACCTTTATTCCCCTCATCCTTGGTTAGTGCTCGGAAGGCTCACATTGACGAAGACGTCGATTCTCCGGAGTCACTTTCCGACAATTCACTTTCAAGCAACGGTACTATTCCTGCTATATCCTGTTGCactttccgaattttcgcACGTAATTCCTCGATGTCAGCCCTtcttttcgacatttttcctTAAAGAAAACGCGCACAGTCTCGCCAAAGGTGTTGCTTCTCGCGCACAACGAAGCGATATGAGGTTGGTTGGGCGGGCTAAGCCGAACGCCGGTAGTCCCCCACCATACCTTTCAGTTTCGCTAAAAGGTTGTGGCATCTAGCGGACCGGAGGGGAACTACATGGTAATATCGAGAACGAGACGAAATATaatttcttgtataccgtctgttatcgtctgttatgttattacaaagtgattgcgatcgtagccccgtggatcaactgtgcaagatttgcaaatttcgtttaaataaataaaacattattggaaatagcagtggatataatcaattttatttttttcataaaaaaagtttcaagaagtttcgagcccaattcacgacaataatatctataataaataaaacctcaaaagtggattaattgatctcatacagtgtactgagagtgagtaaaatgttgagaagtgaaaacgtgaataatgtgtgtcttgaaaattgagaatctctcgaaacttgcttcaaatgagcaattcattactaaaggttataaaaaaaaaccatttcaaacgcaatgaataaaaaaatgaatctgggaatcatggtaatgcgtgaaaaacgtttggttcaaaggaacaaaacgtggtcaaataaatgcaaaagtgacgagtacatcggatgacgagtgaaaaaaattcaaaacataatggtatgtaaaaaaaattacgaaaccaactgtaaataatttcaactaaacaattaagaaaagctttcacaaatcatgaaaaaatattatattaaaaaaaatacaaatctgtaattatattgtaaaggaaaaaaaaaattcaaataggacgtgagaaattcattcttacgggaagcacccggaacttgagaaagttcaagtgaatcaaaaaagttaccatctgagttatgtgcagcactacaatttatggcatcaatcggaggataagtattttattagtatataatacataatttttcacaatatgaaattgttctgagaaacgttcaaatccaaaaaaaaatcgcatcgaaggtaaaagtcatttgttactctatggtggcagagacttacttagaagaaaatcgattcttctcagactttcaggatcccctggtattcacaatattcgacgtcgatttcgtatcggtacaaattatgtttaaatatgtgctaaaagtacttgtccggcccatcacttttcattcaaattgctcattcaaataaaaatcagggctcttctagatctgatggatcacatctatgcgtacaaagggaaacagagggaatttaaaaaattacctccaagagattttaacttaattgcattcattataaaaaaatgcaaacaaatttttctgtaatatccaagagatattattgcgtatttatgaaaaagtat
It encodes:
- the LOC122411953 gene encoding uncharacterized protein; protein product: MTVRATKDRQWLEIKTINCNHSNHPTSKVFFDTLPENRRLSPGSRTEVEKFIKMGCNLKLLQNKVIDEKKKHVTLKDFSNIRAKLKCLDDENLSKAVTLLEKDYGATVKVLEEERNFKGLFFITEDMKNSMSAWPDIVFIDGTYMLLKTRLTVMLLVVEDGNGLTEVVGVGLLANEDRPTFEWFLRTFKDANTEACSRIWSIMGDKDLLERDVLKEVFSENIENCQSSPGKTPVDPEILDILGLEVDKDKGETTCIDEDLVNMWQKLINKGLTKEEKEELLKDYKRIPALEAKKVNPEILASLAPKIAKKDSYLTEIQNLAGASLMATGMVLTLLMPYQGVKSSNTFESGHQTENDTNPGKEDFFIQRPIAEEAPLCLHGQPPKQGTIEIIPVLQEQATTLQQTKPQEQRIITPREIGITQPSKGEKPEPDRGQGIREAFLEQGVPAEALSIMRASLSRATADQYSSALNPWFKYCVDKGFDCFNPTRAAILGYLTTKYEEGASYGTLNSARSAISLVSRNKVGEDVTVRRFLRGVAKLRPPKPKYTFTWDVSIVLKYLEQLGSPEDISLVDLTYKTVMLLLLSTGHRAQTIANIRLENVRITPEGLLIHITDLIKTSAPGRCQPLLEIPFYSQNPNICVASNVIRYIEATKELRKESKNLLIALRKPHRDVSAQTISRWTKIILERSGIDMSVFSAHSTRHATTSAALSRGMDLDTIRRIAGWSEGSKTFAIFYKRPILSAESQKFALSILDVKHLRK